The following is a genomic window from Chryseobacterium sp. StRB126.
ACTGATGTTTTTCTTTTGGTCTCTTGATAATTTTTTAAATGTTTTCATAATATTTTAATTTTAAGATGATAAGCAAAATGCAATGTTATACAACAATGTTCTTCTATTATTAATAAGGAATTAATATGGACCTATACAATCCATACTTACCAGTACTCTTTTTTTACAGCACTCTGGCAGTCCATGATAATCTCCACATGATCTTGGTTCATTCGGACCATAAGGCCCAACAGGACAGGTTTCAAAGCAGTCCCAATTCCCCCCACCATTAATTGATTTTAAATATTCTCTTTTAATTTTTTTTGAATTTTTCATTGGATTTTCGGTATAGTTAGTTATATAAATGTAAGGTTTTTAATTAATTAGACAAAATATTT
Proteins encoded in this region:
- a CDS encoding bacteriocin-like protein; amino-acid sequence: MKNSKKIKREYLKSINGGGNWDCFETCPVGPYGPNEPRSCGDYHGLPECCKKRVLVSMDCIGPY